The Deltaproteobacteria bacterium genome includes the window CGCTTTTCCTGGTAGAACTGCTTGCCGTCCGGGGTCTTCTTGAAGTGCAGCCCCATCTCTTCCAGCTCGATGACCCGGTCGGTGACCTCGTCGACGATGGCGCGGACGATCTTCTGGTTGGGGATGAAATCGCCGCCCACGATGGTGTCGCGGAAGTGTTGGTCCTTGCTATCGCGGGGGTCGGCGTGGGCGAAGGCCGCCTGGGGGACGCCGCCGGAGGTGGGGCTGGAGCCGCTGCGCCCGAGCCGCCCCTTGTCCACCAGCACCACGTCCATGTTGCGCTTGGAGGCCTCCAGTGCCGCCATGCACGCGGCCAGGCCGCCGCCGATGATGAGGACGTCGCAGTCGGTGGTGGGGACGGCGTCGCTCATGTGTCTGCCGAGGGGGTGGGCTCGGTGGCCGCCACGGCCTTTTTTTTCTTGGGCTGCAGCACCACCTCGATCGCGTCTTCGGGACAGACCAGTTCGCAGAGGAAGCAGTTGACGCAGTACTTGTTGCCGAAGGGGAAGACCTTGTCCTTCTTGTTGGTGAAGCGGAACACGT containing:
- a CDS encoding 4Fe-4S dicluster domain-containing protein, which encodes MIRVDPHKCDGCGICVYDCGADVFRFTNKKDKVFPFGNKYCVNCFLCELVCPEDAIEVVLQPKKKKAVAATEPTPSADT